Part of the Cryptococcus neoformans var. grubii H99 chromosome 2, complete sequence genome is shown below.
ACATCTCTCAATTGTTTTGCACTTTCAGATTTTCCAGAAAAGATGACGTGCAGTCCGAATAGAAGACAACAGCCagtagaaaaaaaaaagaaaaacacAAAACCCAATAGCTAGCCTGAAGATGCCCTCGAACCCTTCATTAGAAGCCGTTTCGGCCGCAAATGCtacgaagaggaagaatgcTCCCCGGGACGACGAAGACAGTGTTTCTGAATCCGGAAGCGATGTCGTGAGTACTTTACCTGCCTTTTTATGGAGCGTTTTAAGGATGGTCCACTAACCTGCTTTAGAGCATGATCAATGTAGACTTTGACTTTTACAATCTTAATCCTGAAGTTGACCTGTTCGTAATCATACTTATTGTCGTACAATGACTTCAACTGACAACTTACCATTCGTGTAGCATTGCGGTCAAGAGGCTCCTTCGTCAGACTCTCTCCTACGATGAGGAGCGTATTGACGTCCACCCTTTAGCGGAGCTCTTGCTTGCCGAGGGTATAAGACTACAGGCTGGTAGCTCTATCAAGACagatggggaggagagtGATCCTTGGGGTCTTGTCGCTGTGATCGACATCGTTAGACATAAGGTATGTTCCGTTTAAAGCAGAAAGATCGAGAATTTGACATTCTGTGAAAGGATCACCCTGCTCTCAAACCATTTTTGGACTATCTCGGCTCGACTCTTGCAAATGGCGACACTGTTCTTCAATCAGTATtcaatccttcttcacccaaCACCCGTCCGGCTCTCGTTTTCTCCCTTCGTATGCTCAACTTGCCTTTACCACTCATCCCACACTTGTATAGGATGTTGCTGGAGGAGCTTGAgaccaaggaggaaggtcgGTTTACCCATTTTTTAGTTTGGGGTCGAGGCTACAGGTTGGAGGGTACTGAAGAGGGTATGGGTTTGGATATGAACGTCGTGGAGAAGTcttccaagaagaagaaggcatcaGGGAACGAGACTGTTGCCCTGTCCGCTGGAAGCTTCCCTTACCACCCCGAAGAGGAGTTCATGGACAAGGTGAGTGCATGCCTTATAAATGCGAGATCATCTCTGATGAACAGAACAGGTTGCAAGTCAAGTCCACACCTACAACTTCAAGACTGCCGCCCCTCGAGATGCCGAATCCTTTGGTGTCGAGCAATTTGGCAGGTTGGTGCTTCTGGAAAAATCCAAACTCGTTAATGCCATCCAGTCCATGCAGGCGGCATGCCAATAGTATTCCAAAACTCCTCATGTCTTGCACGATGTATCATAGATAATGCATACCCTTATGACTGCTTGGAAGCTTCGCCCCCAGCGGCcgccttctcttcaaacttcttcttcatcacaAAGTAGTTACTGTGTAAGCCACACTCGGTCTTGGCCTTACCCTGCCATCGACCGCTTCGCTCAGCAGCATCACTGGCGGCGTTGGGATCAGGGGGAGCCGTGGAGTGGACGTCACCGATAGATCGGTAGCCCTTGTCGAGAAGTGGGTTGTAAGGAACTCCTCTGTAAAAGAATCAGCACTGAACCGTGGCGATGACGACTGATACTCACTCCTTGTCAATGTATTCCTTGACCTCTTTAAAGCTCCATCCGATCAAAGGGTTGATCTTGAGCAATCCTCTCTCATCGATTTCGAGCACCTTCAAGTCTGCTCGGTCGGCGCCTTGGCTTCTTCGCCTACCAGTGATGACTGCCCTGACGCCCAGCTCCTTGTAAGCCCTGGCTGCAGGTTCAACCTTCACCAGATAATCATAGGCGCCCTCATCAGTTTCCCAGAGCTTCTCGCCATACTTGGCGGCGAATTCTTCAGCAGTAGAGACGCCGGGGGGAGTGTAGATGTGTAACGGAGCAAGATAGGTGTCGGCCATGGTTTGAGCGAGAGCAAGGGTTTCGGGGAAGTGGTGAAGGGTGTCAAGAAAGATCTATAGCCAAAGTGAGCAACGTTGGCATAcagccaaaaaaaaaaaaaaaaaaaaactgTGCGACGTACAAGGGGAACAAGGTGAGTTTCTTCGCGGTCCAAAGAAATCTTGGAAATCATATCTACAGCGGCTGTACCAGTCCT
Proteins encoded:
- a CDS encoding protein BCP1, whose translation is MPSNPSLEAVSAANATKRKNAPRDDEDSVSESGSDVSMINVDFDFYNLNPEVDLIAVKRLLRQTLSYDEERIDVHPLAELLLAEGIRLQAGSSIKTDGEESDPWGLVAVIDIVRHKDHPALKPFLDYLGSTLANGDTVLQSVFNPSSPNTRPALVFSLRMLNLPLPLIPHLYRMLLEELETKEEGRFTHFLVWGRGYRLEGTEEGMGLDMNVVEKSSKKKKASGNETVALSAGSFPYHPEEEFMDKVASQVHTYNFKTAAPRDAESFGVEQFGRLVLLEKSKLVNAIQSMQAACQ
- a CDS encoding phosphoadenosine phosphosulfate reductase; translation: MTNEDILTPQYTPEEIERFNAELDGKTPQEILTWAVDNVDGLYQTTAFGLTGTAAVDMISKISLDREETHLVPLIFLDTLHHFPETLALAQTMADTYLAPLHIYTPPGVSTAEEFAAKYGEKLWETDEGAYDYLVKVEPAARAYKELGVRAVITGRRRSQGADRADLKVLEIDERGLLKINPLIGWSFKEVKEYIDKEGVPYNPLLDKGYRSIGDVHSTAPPDPNAASDAAERSGRWQGKAKTECGLHSNYFVMKKKFEEKAAAGGEASKQS